Proteins co-encoded in one Gracilimonas sp. genomic window:
- a CDS encoding acyl-CoA carboxylase subunit beta: MSSESGSATKHWLHKIIEEFGEIEDEIKLGGGQKRIDKEHGKGKLTARERIEKLTDEDSRFYELGLWAGYEMYEEQGGCPSGGVVTGIGMVSGRKCMIVANDATVKAGAWFPITAKKNLRAQEIAIENHIPLIYLVDSAGVYLPMQDQIFPDKDHFGRMFRNNAIISAKGIPQIAAIMGSCVAGGAYLPIMSDEALIVDGTGSVFLAGSYLVKAAIGEDVDNETLGGATTHTEISGVTDYKMEDDEECLSTIRDLVDKFGPFETAGFNRKESKDPKRPVSDVFDIIPESRTSPYDMNDVLDCIVDEDSFTEFKKGYGQTLITGFARVDGWSVGIVANQRTVKRTKKGEMQIGGVIYSDSADKAARFIMNCNQKKIPLIFLQDVTGFMIGKRSEHGGIIKDGAKMVNAMSNSTVPKITIVVGNSYGAGNYAMCGRAYDPRFMYAWPTAKIAVMSGASASKTLMQIQVAAMKKKGKEVSEEEQERIMKEISDRYDTQTDVRYAASRLWVDGIINPLDTRDRISKAIECANLNPEIEEFKTGVMQT; the protein is encoded by the coding sequence ATGAGCAGTGAATCTGGAAGCGCTACCAAACATTGGTTACATAAAATCATCGAAGAATTTGGAGAAATTGAAGACGAGATAAAGCTAGGTGGCGGACAAAAACGAATCGATAAAGAGCATGGTAAAGGAAAACTGACCGCACGTGAGCGGATTGAAAAGCTCACTGATGAGGATTCCCGCTTTTATGAACTTGGGCTTTGGGCCGGATACGAAATGTATGAAGAGCAAGGCGGATGTCCCTCAGGTGGGGTGGTAACCGGAATCGGGATGGTAAGCGGAAGAAAGTGCATGATTGTAGCCAATGATGCTACTGTTAAAGCCGGTGCCTGGTTTCCGATCACGGCCAAGAAGAACCTGAGAGCTCAGGAAATTGCCATCGAAAATCATATTCCGTTGATCTATCTGGTTGACTCTGCCGGGGTTTACCTGCCTATGCAGGATCAAATATTTCCTGATAAAGATCACTTCGGGCGAATGTTCAGAAACAATGCCATCATATCCGCAAAAGGGATTCCGCAAATTGCGGCTATCATGGGAAGTTGTGTGGCCGGTGGAGCTTACCTGCCTATTATGAGCGATGAAGCCTTGATTGTAGATGGTACCGGAAGTGTGTTTTTGGCCGGAAGTTATCTGGTAAAAGCAGCCATCGGGGAAGATGTGGATAATGAAACGCTGGGAGGTGCTACCACGCACACCGAAATTTCGGGAGTAACCGATTACAAGATGGAAGACGATGAAGAATGCTTATCGACCATCCGGGATTTGGTAGATAAATTTGGTCCTTTTGAAACCGCCGGCTTCAACCGAAAAGAGAGTAAAGACCCCAAACGTCCGGTCAGCGATGTGTTCGATATTATCCCGGAATCCAGAACCAGTCCGTATGATATGAATGATGTTTTAGACTGCATTGTGGATGAGGATAGCTTCACTGAATTCAAAAAAGGATATGGGCAAACGCTTATCACCGGCTTTGCGAGGGTGGATGGCTGGAGTGTTGGTATTGTTGCCAATCAGCGAACCGTTAAGCGAACCAAGAAAGGAGAGATGCAGATCGGTGGTGTTATCTACTCGGACAGTGCTGATAAAGCCGCGCGGTTTATAATGAACTGTAATCAAAAGAAGATCCCTCTGATTTTTTTGCAGGATGTTACCGGGTTTATGATTGGGAAACGAAGTGAGCATGGCGGCATTATCAAAGACGGTGCCAAAATGGTAAATGCAATGAGCAACAGTACGGTTCCTAAAATAACCATTGTGGTAGGCAACAGTTACGGAGCCGGAAATTATGCCATGTGCGGCCGCGCTTATGATCCCCGCTTTATGTACGCCTGGCCAACGGCCAAGATTGCTGTGATGAGCGGAGCGTCGGCCTCAAAAACCCTGATGCAGATACAGGTTGCAGCGATGAAGAAGAAAGGAAAAGAGGTGAGTGAGGAAGAACAGGAGCGGATTATGAAAGAAATCAGCGACCGTTATGATACGCAAACAGATGTCCGCTATGCAGCCTCACGACTATGGGTAGATGGCATTATAAATCCACTTGATACGCGCGACCGAATTTCTAAAGCGATAGAATGCGCCAATCTGAACCCTGAGATTGAGGAGTTCAAAACAGGGGTCATGCAAACCTAA
- the recO gene encoding DNA repair protein RecO: MISHTQVIILRVIDYQESSKILTVLSAEHGKIALIAKGAKKPKSKLAGILEIGAVLDVVYYYKPNRGVQTLTEASVQYSTDRFRKDFEKAAILYSTLEIVSQLVHDNEVNKPVFEFSRNFIEWLGDSKETYPSVFAYVQLRLAEISGIGLISGLTEIPDQAYLNVSSGKISEQSEDELSYKLTAAQTRFLILGMSTKSKNIFKVGLENGELRQLVHHLDVYFKYHIEGYQERRSDSIFEQML, translated from the coding sequence ATGATATCACATACCCAGGTCATTATTTTACGGGTTATCGATTACCAGGAGTCGAGCAAGATTCTTACGGTACTTTCTGCAGAGCACGGCAAGATTGCCCTGATAGCTAAAGGAGCGAAGAAGCCAAAAAGTAAACTGGCAGGCATTCTCGAAATTGGCGCTGTTCTGGATGTGGTTTACTATTACAAACCGAACCGGGGCGTACAAACTCTTACCGAAGCTTCGGTTCAGTATTCAACCGATCGGTTTCGCAAAGACTTTGAGAAAGCGGCCATTTTATACTCCACCCTGGAAATTGTATCACAATTAGTTCACGATAATGAGGTTAACAAACCAGTATTTGAATTCAGTAGAAATTTTATTGAATGGCTGGGTGATTCCAAGGAAACTTATCCTTCCGTATTTGCGTACGTTCAGCTCCGTTTGGCAGAAATTTCAGGAATTGGTTTAATCAGTGGATTGACCGAGATTCCTGATCAGGCTTACTTGAATGTGTCGAGCGGAAAAATTTCGGAACAGTCGGAAGATGAATTGTCTTATAAACTTACAGCAGCCCAAACGCGGTTTTTAATTTTAGGAATGTCCACAAAAAGTAAGAATATTTTTAAAGTAGGTTTAGAGAATGGAGAGCTCAGGCAACTTGTTCACCATTTAGATGTTTATTTTAAATACCACATTGAAGGATATCAGGAACGAAGATCGGATTCCATTTTTGAACAGATGCTATAG
- a CDS encoding DUF3307 domain-containing protein produces the protein MDDLFLMLVLAHLLGDFLLQPSRWIEERRQKKWKAGPLYLHGFVHIALAFGALWMAGFSVFWYLAFLIGGTHILIDPIKAFAKKKRLSFFLDQLIHLLVIALTTLVISNFNFPEISLGSVEWKVIVAFVFVTKPASILITQLLPDDWGPQPRSKEIKPSQDDNGLENAGEYIGILERLLILGFILTNNWSGIGFLLAAKSVFRFSDLQKAEQRKQTEYIMIGTLLSFSLAIVAGWWATF, from the coding sequence ATGGATGATTTATTTTTGATGCTGGTTCTAGCTCATCTGCTCGGAGATTTCCTTCTTCAACCCTCCCGCTGGATAGAAGAGCGACGGCAAAAGAAATGGAAGGCAGGTCCTCTGTACCTTCACGGCTTTGTTCATATAGCCCTCGCCTTTGGCGCTTTATGGATGGCCGGGTTTTCGGTTTTCTGGTACCTGGCTTTTTTGATTGGGGGTACACACATTCTGATTGATCCCATCAAAGCGTTTGCTAAAAAGAAGCGGTTATCTTTTTTCCTTGATCAGTTGATCCACTTATTGGTTATTGCACTTACCACTCTCGTCATTAGTAATTTTAACTTTCCTGAGATATCCCTGGGTTCGGTAGAATGGAAGGTGATCGTGGCTTTCGTATTTGTAACAAAGCCTGCTTCTATACTTATTACTCAACTTTTGCCTGATGACTGGGGACCACAGCCCCGATCAAAAGAAATAAAACCTTCGCAAGATGACAATGGACTGGAAAATGCCGGTGAGTATATCGGCATCCTGGAGCGCTTGTTGATTTTGGGCTTTATACTTACCAACAACTGGAGCGGCATCGGGTTTTTGCTGGCAGCTAAATCGGTTTTCAGATTCAGCGACCTTCAAAAGGCCGAGCAGAGAAAACAAACCGAATATATTATGATTGGAACTCTGCTCAGCTTTAGTTTGGCTATAGTGGCCGGTTGGTGGGCTACTTTTTAG
- a CDS encoding Ppx/GppA phosphatase family protein has translation MKAAIDIGTNTVLLLVAEYENGVIKNVHEEHRVPRLGKGVDADKNINEAATERVIDALSAYRKILAADFPKVDQIIVTATSAVRDANNRDEFMARVKEETDFEIRLLSGREEAECTASGALSVLEILEDEETLILDIGGGSTEIAQVKGGKVLDGHSFDMGSVRFTERFLSGNPPSSEEIETCRKKITELYKSRKFEVSEKVKAVGVAGTVTTLAAMALDITNYEPEKLNGYSLKLDTVRHYIDMFSENTHEDMLAQNPVFLKGREDIFMGGMLILEGFMKHFNFDELLVSTGGIRHGAIIML, from the coding sequence ATGAAAGCAGCGATAGACATTGGTACAAATACGGTTTTACTGTTAGTGGCTGAATATGAAAATGGGGTGATTAAAAATGTTCATGAAGAACATCGTGTGCCCCGCCTCGGGAAAGGAGTTGATGCCGATAAAAATATCAATGAAGCGGCTACCGAAAGAGTAATAGATGCCTTAAGTGCCTACCGGAAAATTTTAGCTGCCGACTTCCCTAAAGTAGATCAAATCATAGTTACCGCTACCAGTGCCGTTCGTGATGCCAACAACCGGGACGAATTTATGGCAAGGGTGAAAGAGGAAACCGACTTTGAGATTCGCTTGCTTTCGGGAAGAGAAGAAGCGGAGTGCACAGCTTCAGGAGCGTTATCGGTTTTGGAGATTCTAGAGGACGAAGAAACACTGATTCTGGATATCGGTGGCGGAAGTACCGAGATCGCTCAGGTTAAGGGTGGAAAGGTTCTGGACGGTCATTCTTTTGATATGGGCTCTGTTCGGTTTACGGAACGCTTCTTGTCCGGTAATCCGCCTTCCTCCGAAGAAATTGAGACTTGCAGAAAAAAGATAACCGAGTTATATAAGAGCAGGAAATTTGAGGTCAGCGAAAAAGTAAAAGCTGTGGGTGTAGCCGGAACGGTAACCACGCTGGCAGCCATGGCTCTGGATATCACAAATTACGAGCCGGAGAAATTAAACGGCTATTCCCTAAAGCTTGACACCGTTAGGCACTATATCGATATGTTTTCAGAGAATACCCATGAAGATATGCTGGCTCAGAATCCGGTTTTTCTAAAGGGCAGGGAAGATATTTTTATGGGAGGGATGCTGATTCTGGAAGGCTTTATGAAGCATTTTAATTTTGACGAACTTCTCGTTTCTACCGGAGGCATTCGTCATGGGGCAATTATAATGCTATAA
- a CDS encoding GWxTD domain-containing protein — translation MSKRLLAILLLLGFSTSILAQRVNYRQLVMQSQSPTIFIEDIILPGEDGKTTLAFIFRFNNDFIPFKKIPLNHNLKAPENAEFYSTIRLSTEIFEGKLNRREDPSANSASRDVWKDTLFTSNFEQTQSSKMYASGSVSTNLNPGHYNFILQLAMMQEVNERNTRRREIYVPDLSTKETGEVILVKKRNGNRLELMNMEQNVLFGEDFLALIRIPGYDGSANYSIKVDKAKTSRRDTSSIENIYSAELKSDDVFQNSTIKLVKSQNPALNLVQGNQPYTYALVSIPGSTFENAPYLLKLTKEGQEEPVARSFFRSYWPNMPASLYNLDVAINNLKYIISEKELKQINSGNNRERERKFREFWESKDPTLNTVYNELMAEYYRRIDFAFKEFGSQENPMGHESDQGEVYIKYGPPSEKERRFPESGKTIELWKYPSRTFVFEATSGFGDFMLVGTR, via the coding sequence ATGAGTAAGCGACTTTTAGCCATCCTTCTCCTTTTAGGTTTTTCTACCTCCATACTTGCACAACGGGTTAATTACCGACAGCTGGTCATGCAGTCGCAAAGCCCAACCATTTTTATTGAAGATATTATCCTTCCCGGAGAAGACGGTAAAACAACCCTGGCCTTTATTTTCAGGTTTAATAATGATTTTATCCCATTCAAAAAGATCCCGCTCAATCATAACCTGAAGGCTCCGGAGAATGCTGAATTCTATTCCACTATCAGGCTTAGTACGGAAATCTTTGAGGGGAAATTAAACCGTCGCGAGGATCCATCAGCTAATTCAGCTTCCCGGGATGTGTGGAAAGACACCCTGTTCACTTCCAACTTTGAGCAAACACAATCCTCAAAAATGTATGCTTCGGGTTCAGTTTCCACCAATCTGAATCCCGGTCACTACAACTTCATTCTTCAGCTCGCTATGATGCAGGAAGTAAATGAGCGAAATACACGACGGCGTGAAATTTATGTGCCCGATTTATCTACAAAAGAAACCGGGGAAGTCATTTTAGTGAAGAAGCGGAATGGAAACAGGTTAGAGCTCATGAACATGGAACAAAATGTGCTGTTCGGGGAAGACTTCCTTGCCCTAATCCGCATTCCCGGCTATGACGGCTCTGCTAACTATTCCATAAAAGTTGATAAGGCAAAAACTTCCCGACGGGATACCTCCTCCATTGAGAATATCTATTCCGCAGAACTTAAGTCTGACGATGTATTCCAAAATTCTACGATCAAGCTTGTTAAATCCCAAAACCCGGCGTTAAATCTCGTTCAGGGCAATCAGCCCTATACCTACGCCCTGGTATCTATTCCCGGAAGCACTTTTGAGAATGCTCCCTATTTATTGAAACTGACCAAAGAAGGGCAAGAGGAACCGGTGGCAAGATCCTTTTTCCGGTCCTACTGGCCAAATATGCCTGCCAGTTTATACAATTTAGATGTAGCCATTAATAATCTGAAATACATTATTTCTGAGAAAGAACTCAAGCAAATAAACAGTGGAAATAACCGTGAACGAGAACGAAAATTCAGGGAATTCTGGGAAAGCAAAGATCCAACTCTTAACACGGTTTACAATGAGTTAATGGCTGAATACTACCGCCGAATCGATTTTGCTTTTAAAGAGTTTGGAAGCCAGGAAAACCCCATGGGTCACGAAAGCGATCAGGGTGAAGTGTATATCAAATACGGGCCGCCCTCGGAAAAAGAACGCCGGTTTCCTGAAAGCGGAAAAACCATTGAACTTTGGAAGTACCCGAGTCGAACGTTTGTATTTGAGGCCACTTCCGGCTTCGGCGACTTTATGCTGGTTGGAACTCGATAA
- a CDS encoding sigma-70 family RNA polymerase sigma factor produces MSEENSEIKNTSPRENASASSLEDDKFVAEALAGKEDSYKKLVDKYQKPLYFHIRKMIKEVELVEDLVQEVFMKAFHNLSSYSNEYAFSTWLYRIATNHTIDYLRKKKLQTLSINEPYKTKDGDMEIQLPDESFSTDTPVMKKERKAIVQHAIENLPEKYKAVIEMRHMEEKSYQEIADVLDLPLGTVKAHIFRARELLYKALKDKREQF; encoded by the coding sequence ATGTCTGAAGAAAATTCCGAAATCAAAAATACCTCACCGCGCGAAAATGCGTCTGCAAGTAGTCTCGAAGATGACAAATTTGTGGCGGAAGCATTAGCCGGTAAAGAAGATTCCTACAAAAAATTAGTAGATAAGTATCAGAAGCCCCTTTATTTCCATATCCGCAAAATGATTAAAGAGGTGGAGCTTGTTGAAGACCTGGTACAGGAAGTTTTCATGAAGGCCTTTCATAATCTTTCTTCATACAGCAACGAGTATGCATTCTCCACCTGGCTGTATCGCATTGCCACTAATCACACCATCGATTATTTAAGGAAGAAAAAGCTCCAAACGCTTTCCATTAACGAGCCTTACAAAACCAAGGACGGTGATATGGAAATTCAGCTGCCGGATGAAAGCTTTTCAACCGACACCCCGGTGATGAAGAAGGAGAGAAAAGCAATTGTTCAGCATGCAATCGAAAATCTCCCCGAAAAATATAAAGCCGTTATTGAAATGCGGCACATGGAAGAGAAGTCGTACCAGGAAATAGCGGACGTCCTGGATTTACCCCTCGGTACGGTTAAAGCCCATATCTTCAGAGCAAGGGAGCTGCTCTACAAAGCCCTGAAAGATAAAAGAGAGCAGTTCTAA
- the ftsE gene encoding cell division ATP-binding protein FtsE encodes MSETAVIELKNVTLRYDHTRVLDDVNFKLHNGEFAYLIGPTGIGKSSFLKLLYRDVVPDTGTVRVTEYPVNKISEREVPMLRRRLGIVFQDFQLLQDRNVHDNVAFALQVTGEKPKFIKQRVLEVLTMVGLSHRRKHMPKDLSGGEQQRVVIARALANEPRILLADEPTGNLDPKATKDIMELLRSINNRGMAVLMVTHDYAVVKKYRARTVRMVNGKTQNLIWKGEKLVPEKT; translated from the coding sequence ATGTCAGAAACAGCAGTAATTGAACTTAAAAATGTAACCCTGAGATATGATCATACCAGGGTATTGGATGATGTTAACTTCAAGCTTCATAATGGCGAATTTGCCTATCTGATTGGTCCAACGGGTATCGGGAAAAGCTCTTTTCTGAAGCTTTTGTACCGGGATGTTGTACCCGATACCGGAACGGTACGTGTAACCGAATACCCGGTAAATAAAATATCCGAGCGGGAAGTACCCATGCTGCGGCGACGGCTCGGCATTGTGTTCCAGGATTTCCAGCTGCTACAAGATCGCAATGTACACGACAATGTAGCCTTTGCCCTTCAGGTAACCGGAGAGAAACCCAAGTTTATTAAACAGCGCGTGCTTGAAGTACTAACCATGGTTGGGCTCAGTCACCGCAGAAAACATATGCCGAAGGATCTTTCCGGAGGTGAACAACAACGCGTTGTTATTGCAAGAGCATTGGCTAACGAACCCCGAATTTTACTTGCCGACGAACCCACCGGAAATCTTGACCCCAAAGCCACCAAAGATATCATGGAGCTGCTTCGGAGTATTAATAACCGGGGAATGGCGGTTTTAATGGTAACACACGATTATGCCGTAGTTAAGAAATACCGCGCCCGAACCGTCAGGATGGTAAATGGTAAAACTCAGAATTTAATCTGGAAAGGCGAGAAACTGGTTCCGGAAAAAACATAA
- a CDS encoding class I SAM-dependent methyltransferase encodes MKTEKANIYTVLAELYDTLMKDVDYEMWADFIDEVIQTHHPDPVDVLELACGTGAISLNLAQLDEYELTATDLSAAMIEKARLKAAQQEVMVDFHTMDFRDIRSEDTYDIIFSVFDSVNYLHSKEEIHKMLDGCRDILNSGGLLIFDFSTPQNSLEAVDYLNNEEGSFGSYRYFRESRYEPGEHFHFNEFEIDKMADDGKTVLESYHEIHKQRIYSLKEMLSILEQTSYHQVAKYEGFDLVEADEKSTRVTMVLRCQKQQ; translated from the coding sequence GTGAAGACTGAAAAAGCCAACATCTACACTGTATTGGCCGAGCTTTACGATACCCTGATGAAGGATGTAGATTACGAAATGTGGGCAGATTTTATTGATGAAGTAATCCAAACTCACCACCCCGATCCCGTTGATGTGTTGGAGCTTGCCTGTGGAACCGGTGCTATTTCCCTGAATCTCGCTCAACTTGATGAGTATGAGCTGACCGCTACCGACCTTTCTGCTGCTATGATTGAAAAGGCAAGACTAAAAGCAGCCCAACAGGAAGTAATGGTCGATTTCCATACCATGGATTTCCGGGACATCAGAAGTGAAGACACTTATGATATTATCTTCTCGGTTTTCGACAGTGTGAATTACCTTCACTCCAAAGAAGAAATCCACAAAATGCTGGATGGATGCCGTGATATTCTGAATTCGGGTGGATTATTGATCTTCGACTTTTCCACTCCGCAGAACTCCCTGGAAGCTGTTGACTACCTCAACAACGAAGAAGGAAGCTTTGGCAGTTATCGATATTTCAGAGAAAGCCGGTATGAACCGGGAGAGCATTTTCACTTTAACGAATTTGAAATAGATAAGATGGCTGACGACGGCAAAACCGTTCTGGAAAGTTATCATGAAATTCACAAGCAGCGAATTTATTCACTCAAGGAAATGCTATCAATTTTGGAACAAACCTCCTATCATCAGGTAGCCAAATATGAGGGTTTTGATTTGGTGGAAGCAGACGAAAAAAGCACACGCGTAACGATGGTACTTCGATGTCAGAAACAGCAGTAA
- the pdxA gene encoding 4-hydroxythreonine-4-phosphate dehydrogenase PdxA, with protein MLNKEIPRIAISIGDFNGIGPEIIMKSLSDLDLGTSTPVIISPKEIITSVLSYLPYDLDVNYSDDVTGLQSGTINVLTFAVDNLKMTPGIQSALSGKAAMQSIEQCIHLCMSHEVDAMVTAPISKEAVNLAGYEIPGHTEFLATQTGTDSVLMMLVSGDLRVALATTHIPVKDVSEAITPDVIKEKVKILSSSLIHDFGITNPKIAVFGLNPHAGDGGVIGKEEIDVITPTLKMIREERKDITLHGPFPADGFFGQQLHKHHDAILAMYHDQGLAPFKLLSFGKGVNFTAGLPIIRTSPDHGTAFDIAGKGVANPSSFKEAYKQAVELANKRISED; from the coding sequence ATGCTTAATAAAGAAATTCCACGCATAGCTATTTCGATTGGTGATTTTAACGGGATTGGCCCGGAGATCATCATGAAGTCATTGTCCGATTTGGATTTGGGAACATCCACTCCTGTGATCATTTCCCCGAAAGAGATCATAACATCCGTTCTCTCCTACCTTCCTTATGATTTAGATGTTAATTATTCAGATGACGTCACCGGTTTACAGTCGGGAACCATTAACGTTCTGACCTTTGCTGTGGATAATCTGAAAATGACTCCGGGCATACAGTCTGCCCTAAGCGGAAAGGCAGCCATGCAATCTATTGAGCAATGCATTCATCTTTGCATGAGCCATGAGGTAGATGCAATGGTAACCGCTCCCATATCCAAAGAGGCCGTAAACCTGGCCGGTTACGAAATTCCGGGACATACTGAATTCCTGGCCACCCAAACAGGTACCGATTCTGTGCTGATGATGCTGGTTAGCGGAGATCTGCGGGTAGCGTTGGCTACCACACATATACCGGTTAAAGATGTTTCAGAAGCCATCACACCGGATGTCATCAAAGAAAAAGTTAAGATTCTTTCCTCGAGCCTGATTCATGACTTTGGTATCACCAACCCTAAAATTGCCGTGTTTGGGTTAAACCCGCATGCCGGAGATGGTGGTGTAATTGGCAAGGAAGAAATCGACGTTATTACTCCAACGCTCAAGATGATCAGAGAGGAACGAAAGGATATAACCCTTCATGGCCCATTCCCTGCTGATGGATTTTTCGGGCAACAGCTCCACAAACATCACGATGCGATTTTAGCCATGTATCACGATCAGGGACTGGCTCCGTTTAAACTGCTGTCTTTTGGTAAAGGGGTGAATTTTACGGCCGGACTTCCTATCATCCGCACTTCTCCGGATCATGGCACTGCCTTTGATATAGCTGGCAAAGGTGTTGCTAATCCATCTTCTTTTAAAGAAGCGTATAAACAGGCGGTTGAACTTGCAAACAAACGAATTAGTGAAGACTGA
- a CDS encoding SatD family protein translates to MIAVLTGDIVYSTSADSSETWLPDLKEIFARIEDRFELTGNGAEMHRGDGFQLGLHDPRQALRVAFIIRAGLIKSTKTGLKMDTRIAIGIGEYAYLENSVNESFGDAFTRSGHALDEMKNTDDRLALSSDSADFDSEMYVSLTFADMFIKNWSQADAEIAWYIWMEDLTQSEIAKELNISQPAVSKRKKRAHIDEFELLLNRFETKTKYM, encoded by the coding sequence ATGATCGCAGTGCTAACGGGAGATATTGTCTATTCGACTTCAGCTGACAGCTCAGAAACCTGGCTTCCTGATCTGAAAGAGATTTTTGCGCGTATAGAAGATCGTTTTGAATTAACAGGAAATGGTGCGGAAATGCATCGTGGAGACGGATTCCAGCTTGGACTCCATGATCCCCGGCAGGCACTAAGAGTTGCCTTTATTATAAGAGCCGGACTTATTAAATCAACCAAAACCGGTCTCAAAATGGATACCCGCATTGCCATTGGTATCGGAGAATATGCTTATCTGGAGAATAGTGTAAATGAATCGTTCGGAGATGCTTTTACCCGTTCCGGTCACGCCCTCGATGAAATGAAAAATACGGATGACCGGCTTGCTTTATCGTCCGACAGTGCTGACTTTGACAGCGAAATGTACGTAAGCCTTACCTTTGCGGATATGTTCATCAAAAACTGGTCGCAGGCTGATGCTGAAATTGCATGGTACATCTGGATGGAGGATTTGACTCAATCTGAGATTGCCAAAGAGCTGAATATTTCACAGCCGGCTGTATCAAAACGAAAAAAAAGAGCTCATATTGATGAGTTTGAACTATTGTTGAACCGGTTTGAAACCAAAACCAAATACATGTGA
- the queG gene encoding tRNA epoxyqueuosine(34) reductase QueG, with product MLQQKKFTEQIRSHALQLGFDACGFAEAQHLPHEARRLEEWLKQNRNGTMDWMGNYFEKRVDPTLLVPGSKTVVSVLASYYHPSHHQQIGEKNEPLIAKYAQGRDYHKVLKKKLKKLFNFSKELLGGLEGRIFVDSAPVLDKVWAKRAGLGWIGKNSNLLNKDIGSFVFIGEMIIDAELSYDSPVTDHCGSCTRCLDACPTDAIYEPYRVDATKCISYLTIELKEEIDKQYQTDIENWVYGCDICQDVCPWNSKSITAQFEDLYPRDYVVERDLDFWENLTPQQYDETFEGSAIRRAKYDKFKSNVEIVSGNISN from the coding sequence ATGCTTCAACAGAAGAAATTCACAGAACAAATCCGTTCGCACGCCCTTCAACTGGGGTTTGATGCCTGTGGATTTGCCGAAGCTCAACACCTCCCCCACGAAGCCCGCCGGCTGGAAGAATGGCTCAAGCAGAATCGTAATGGCACCATGGACTGGATGGGCAATTATTTTGAAAAACGGGTTGATCCCACGCTGTTGGTTCCCGGTTCAAAAACCGTAGTTTCTGTTTTAGCCAGCTACTATCATCCTTCTCATCATCAACAAATCGGGGAAAAGAACGAACCGCTGATTGCCAAATATGCTCAGGGACGTGATTACCACAAAGTGCTGAAAAAGAAGCTCAAGAAACTCTTTAACTTCAGTAAGGAACTGTTGGGCGGACTTGAAGGACGTATTTTTGTGGACTCTGCCCCGGTTCTGGATAAAGTTTGGGCAAAACGAGCCGGACTGGGCTGGATCGGCAAAAATTCAAACCTGCTGAATAAAGATATTGGTTCGTTTGTATTTATTGGGGAAATGATCATTGATGCGGAATTGAGCTACGACTCCCCCGTAACCGATCATTGCGGCTCGTGTACCCGCTGCCTTGATGCCTGCCCCACAGACGCAATTTATGAGCCTTACAGAGTGGATGCGACTAAGTGCATCTCCTACCTGACCATTGAGCTGAAAGAAGAAATAGACAAGCAGTACCAAACGGATATTGAAAACTGGGTGTATGGCTGTGATATCTGTCAGGATGTATGTCCCTGGAACAGTAAATCGATAACCGCGCAATTTGAAGACCTGTACCCAAGAGATTATGTGGTAGAAAGAGATCTTGATTTCTGGGAAAACCTGACTCCCCAACAATATGATGAGACGTTTGAAGGCAGCGCTATCCGTCGTGCCAAGTATGACAAGTTTAAGTCGAACGTGGAGATCGTTTCGGGGAATATCTCAAACTAA